The DNA region TGTTGGAGTTGTTTCCAAATCCGACGGTGTCGTTGGACCTTGAGTTCCAGAGGCTGTTGTTTGTGAGTCCAAGCTTGTTACTGAATCCGTTGGCGTGGTTTCCATGTCCGACGGTGTCGTTGGATCTTGAGTTCCGGAAGCAGATGTTTGTGAGTCCGAGCTTGTGATTCCAGAATCCGTTGGCGTGGTTTCCATGTCCGATGGTGTCGTTGGGCTCTGAGTACCTGAAGCAGTTGTCTGTGAGTCTGCACCAGTCGTTGCTGAATCTGTTGGAGTTGTTTCCAAATCCGACGGTGTCGTTGGACCTTGAGTTCCAGAGGCTGTTGTTTGTGAGTCCGAGCTTGTTACTGAATCCGTTGGCGTTGTTTCCATGTCCGGTATCGTTGGATCTTGAGTTCCAGAAGTAGTCGTTTGTGAGTCCGAGCTTGTGGTTCCAGAATCCGTTGGCGTGGTTTCCATGTCCGATGGTGTCGTTGGGCTCTGAGTTCCGGAAGCAGTTGTCTGTGAGTCTGCACCAGTCGTTGCTGAATCTGTTGGAGTTGTTTCCATGTCCGACGGTGTCGTTGGACCTTGAGTTCCAGAGGCTGTTGTTTGTGAGTCCGAGCTTGTTACTGAATCCGTTGGCGTGGTTTCCATGTCCGAAGGTGTCGTTGGACCTTGAGTTCCGGAAGCAGTTGTTTGTGAGTCCGAGCTTGTGATTCCAGAATCCGTTGGCGTGGTTTCCATGTCCGCTGGTGTCGTTGGGCTCTGAGTTCCGGAAGCAGTTGTCTGTGAGTCTGCCCCAGTCGTTGCTGAATCTGTTAGAGTTGTTTCCATGTCCAACGGTGTCGTTGGACTTTGGGTTCCGGAAGTTGTTGTTTGTGAGTCCGAACTTGTAGTTCCTGAATCCGTTGGCGTGGTTTCCATATCCGATGGCGTCGATGGATCTTGAGTTCCGGATACAGTTGTTTGTGCATCCGAACTTGTGGTTCCCGAATCCGTCGCAGTGTCCGATGGAGTCGTTGGACCTTGAGTTACAGATCCGGTTGTTTGAGTATCCGAGCTTGTGGTTCCTGAATCCGTTGGCGTAGTTTCCATATCCGAAGGTGTCGTTGGATCTGGAGTTCCGGAGGCAGTTGTTTGTGAGTCCGAACTTGTGGTGCCAGAATCTGTAGGCGTGGTTTCCATGTCCGATGGTGACGTTGGACTCTGGGTTCCGGAACCAGTTGTCTGTGAGTCTGCACCAGTTGTTGCTGAATCTGTTAGAGTTGTTTCCATGTCAAAAGGTGTCGTTGGACTCTGGGTTCCGGAGGCAGTTGTTTGTGTATCAGAACTTGTGGAAACTGTATCCTGCGTGACAGCAGTACTACTACTTGTTGGTCCACCGCTTGTAGTGAACTGATCATTGGCAGTTGTTTGATCTGTAAACATGAGACCTTGCATGATTAAGTGGCTTTTTTGTGGTTCAGTTGTTGACTCACGTCCTGTTGTCGAGGTAGTACTATCGCTAACTGTTGATGTTTGAGTCTCATTACATGGGAGTGACATCGGTGGGCAAGTTGTGTTTTGTCTTTCGTTTTCTTCAAGCCAATAATCTGGATTTATTCCATCAATAGTGTCAGGTCCCGTAATGAACTTGCAACATGTTCtggtcgtcgttgtcgtcgtcgtgctCGGGATTGTAGTGCTTGTAGTTGGAGGATCCGTGGTTGAAGTGCTCGGTGGTTGTGTTTCAACTATTGGCTCAGGAGTAGTAGTCGTTATAGTCGTAGTAGTAATTGTAGTAGTAGAAGGAGAAACAGTGGTGCTCATTTCAGTACTAGGTTCGGTATTCAGAGTTGTTTCCTCCGTTGGAATCGTTGTTTCAGCTTGATCATCCATGAATGCGAACTGAACTAACGGATCTTCATGTTCTTCCGGTTGAGCCAAACGGGCTTCAAAACGGAATGGACCGAGCGTGATTGGATCAGTTTCAGCTTCGCATGGAGGAGTTGTTGTAGTGGGAGCTGTTGTCGTAGTTGTATTAGGAGGACAGGGAGCAGTAGTAGTTGTTGAAGTCGTTTTTGGCGGACATGGAACAGGTGTTTTGGTAGTCTTTTTAAGAGGACATGGAGGAGTTGTAGTATTTGGTGTTGGTTTGGGCGGACATCCAACAGTTGTCGGAGCTTCAGTAGGAGGTATTGCAACACAGGGAAGGTTATGTTTTGCAGAATAGTCTCTCAAAATCTGATGCAGGGGCACGTATTCACA from Culex quinquefasciatus strain JHB chromosome 3, VPISU_Cqui_1.0_pri_paternal, whole genome shotgun sequence includes:
- the LOC119769182 gene encoding mucin-5AC-like, giving the protein MCQPNVASFENLKSTTKTPVPCPPKTTSTTTTAPCPPNTTTTTAPTTTTPPCEAETDPITLGPFRFEARLAQPEEHEDPLVQFAFMDDQAETTIPTEETTLNTEPSTEMSTTVSPSTTTITTTTITTTTPEPIVETQPPSTSTTDPPTTSTTIPSTTTTTTTRTCCKFITGPDTIDGINPDYWLEENERQNTTCPPMSLPCNETQTSTVSDSTTSTTGHQTTANDQFTTSGGPTSSSTAVTQDTVSTSSDTQTTASGTQSPTTPFDMETTLTDSATTGADSQTTGSGTQSPTSPSDMETTPTDSGTTSSDSQTTASGTPDPTTPSDMETTPTD